One window of Hydractinia symbiolongicarpus strain clone_291-10 chromosome 3, HSymV2.1, whole genome shotgun sequence genomic DNA carries:
- the LOC130636873 gene encoding uncharacterized protein LOC130636873 — translation MVVWSLSGFQASLTFLSTESFTFLQYLFSLDGVSTGCFRCFYLNTFILKLFPVFLFKPKLEYSFWGITAIQMCNTVALFFFGPYRNGPFICWFVAISQKIFYLTQVEKMVIARAFLVVCTVKSGVDREQVLYRYLPFHCSDSCNWKLLDRQFAAQTLRALLSELQYKACKNKVDIFPVTGLATYTNVHFGPDYNVNQLNSSFLPNLRYYQVNVMPLSTFNCSTAHLKRYLYSSFKHDFYVNRKLFKATRKTCVQLSARKDYETLQDGCTFSTIITKMATNYVVCINCGIREGTKRCMKCQQAFYCSRDCQVKHWKEEHKKSCTQIETGTKREDTEVKEKQFKASRFPSAEFVTCLSCSEKEAKFCCSRCKHKLYCSRECQVEHWRQHKNVCQSKKGQAKSRENKNEKTANVSVEKIKQDLLNSRAASEAQVSQLLTNLKSFYPRIPSHLRKVLDLDIPCFHQEYKEAYPYDKEGFGLLENCFNQQKLWAFQEVGLDEVSWDKYMYVKRYGEHSRALLHMLAMGPRPGDVLNSLSLQSYPKQRYQILRNSAVGETCFEFGKKYVYIGFVDLLELLMGNFSGDGDKVRFVGIEQSEICVARSLIIYEMIKMKASYDAILEVWFSTGWSDKTLELFKATCCNIIPTVQNREVRALIEYWMTVKLQLGEARTMWREGYVSQNSFMPVGNLLRKEDRVAFCWYQFTGQIFGQVNMQNHGNVTMFCRTAPFEEYQLSADTLFASFSLNKFFPYNGNIFESITKYYKYKLDTFIGLVAERKVECTFYVKTVLFNNKEAMKEIKSFKADHVDWNNLADYMSKETFFRLADGCGSKETIHSLHFMNWTRCIYGSFILEYKNRTEVHIAQKKKFMEILIAKHHNGMIPFFRTDIHLNHPYNISSSVLALRYQNKFLDFYFDVDGFKVDITQFNEPDICNCFLRNNHTFDLSFQIEKKQ, via the exons GTAGCACTGTTTTTCTTCGGTCCATACCGGAATGGACCATTCATTTGTTGGTTTGTTGCCATAtcacagaaaatattttatttgacaCAAGTAGAGAAAATGGTTATTGCTAGAGCATTCCTAGTAGTATGTACTGTAAAGTCAGGTGTGGATAGGGAGCAAGTGTTATATCGTTACCTTCCCTTTCATTGTTCAGACAGTTGCAACTGG AAACTGTTGGATCGACAGTTCGCTGCCCAGACATTGAGAGCATTGCTGTCAGAACTTCAGTACAAAGCGTGCAAAAACAAAGTAGATATTTTTCCAGTAACAGGACTAGCAACTTATACTAATGTTCATTTTGGTCCTGATTACAATGTCAATCAACTAAATTCCAGCTTCTTGCCAAATCTGCGTTATT aTCAAGTCAATGTGATGCCGCTGTCAACATTTAATTGTTCCACCGCGCATCTGAA AAGATATTTATACAGTTCGTTTA AGCATGACTTCTATGTTAACAGAAAACTTTTTAAAGCAACACGCAAAACATGCGTACAGCTGAGTGCAAGAAAAGACTACGAAACATTACAAGATGGCTGTACCTTTTCTACA ATTATAACAAAGATGGCGACGAATTATGTGGTATGCATAAACTGTGGTATCAGAGAAGGGACAAAACGATGCATGAAATGTCAACAAGCTTTCTATTGCAGTCGAGATTGTCAAGTAAAACACTGGAAAGAAGAACATAAGAAATCGTGCACTcaaattgagactggaacaaagAGGGAAGATACAGAAGTGAAAGAGAAACAATTTAAAGCTTCGAG ATTTCCATCAGCAGAATTTGTTACTTGTCTTTCatgttcggaaaaagaagcaaAATTTTGTTGTAGTCGTTGTAAACATAAATTATACTGCAGTAGAGAATGCCAAGTCGAACATTGGAGACAACATAAAAATGTTTGTCAGAGTAAAAAAGGACAAGCTAAAAGCAGGGAAAACAAAAATGAGAAAACAGCCAATGTTAGTGtggaaaaaattaaacaggACCTCTTGAATAGCAGGGCAGCTAGTGAAGCACAAGTTAGCCAGTTATTAACTAACTTGAAAAGTTTCTATCCTCGTATCCCGTCGCACCTTAGAAAAGTGTTAGATCTCGACATTCCTTGTTTTCATCAGGAATATAAAGAAGCTTATCCGTACGACAAGGAAGGTTTTGGCCTGTTAGAAAATTGCTTTAATCAACAAAAGTTATGGGCTTTTCAGGAAGTTGGATTAGATGAAGTTTCTTGGGATAAATACATGTATGTAAAAAGATATGGTGAACATTCACGGGCTTTATTACACATGTTAGCGATGGGTCCTCGCCCTGGCGATGTCCTGAACTCTTTAAGTTTGCAGAGTTATCCGAAACAACGTTACCAAATTTTGCGAAATTCAGCTGTAGGGGAAACTTGCTTCGAGTTTGGCAAAAAGTATGTTTATATCGGGTTTGTTGATCTTCTTGAGCTTTTGATGGGCAATTTCAGTGGAGACGGTGATAAGGTAAGATTTGTTGGAATTGAACAATCCGAAATATGTGTGGCACGTTCTTTGATTATCTATgaaatgataaaaatgaaagcaagcTACGATGCAATTTTAGAAGTGTGGTTTTCCACTGGTTGGAGTGATAAAACCCTGGAGTTGTTTAAAGCTACATGCTGCAATATAATTCCAACCGTTCAAAATAGGGAGGTAAGAGCATTGATTGAATACTGGATGACGGTGAAGTTGCAACTCGGTGAAGCCAGAACAATGTGGAGAGAAGGGTACGTCTCACAGAATTCGTTTATGCCTGTTGGTAATTTGTTAAGAAAAGAAGATCGCGTTGCCTTCTGTTGGTATCAGTTCACAGGACAAATATTTGGTCAAGTAAATATGCAAAACCATGGTAACGTTACTATGTTCTGCAGAACAGCTCCATTTGAAGAATACCAACTGTCTGCAGATACATTGTTTGCTTCTTTTAGCCTTAACAAATTCTTTCCATATAacggaaacatttttgagagcATTACGAAATATTACAAGTACAAACTTGATACTTTTATCGGATTAGTAGCTGAAAGGAAAGTCGAATGCACGTTTTATGTCAAAACGGTTTTATTTAACAATAAGGAAGCCATGAAAGAAATCAAGTCATTTAAAGCTGATCATGTAGACTGGAATAATCTTGCTGATTACATGAGTAAAGAAACGTTCTTTCGATTAGCTGATGGCTGTGGGAGTAAAGAAACGATCCATTCGTTGCATTTCATGAATTGGACCAGATGTATATATGGATCATTTATTCTTGAATACAAAAACAGAACAGAAGTTCACATTGCACAAAAGAAAAAGTTCATGGAAATTCTGATTGCTAAACATCATAACGGAATGATTCCTTTTTTCAGGACGGATATCCACCTTAATCACCCGTACAATATCAGCTCGAGTGTCCTTGCCTTAcgttatcaaaataaatttttggacTTCTATTTTGACGTAGATGGTTTTAAAGTCGACATAACACAATTTAATGAGCCAGATATATGCAACTGCTTCCTTCGAAATAATCATACATTTGACTTGTCctttcaaattgaaaagaagcAGTAG